One Candidatus Neomarinimicrobiota bacterium genomic region harbors:
- a CDS encoding methyltransferase domain-containing protein codes for MDCCHCQGAEKFFDEKTAKRDLRNYLKKGPSGATQLLLEALKAQGVNELTLLDVGGGVGVIQHELLRAGASGGAAVDASAAYLEAARGEARRQGLEERVSYTYGDFVELAPDVAEADIVTLDRVICCYPHMKELVGLSSGRARKLYGIIYPRDTWWTRVAFAIGNLYLRLSRSVFRIYIHATDAVDGVVRANGLKPHYQQNKGLWQVVLYVR; via the coding sequence ATGGACTGCTGCCACTGCCAGGGCGCCGAAAAGTTTTTTGACGAGAAGACGGCCAAGCGCGACCTGCGGAACTACCTGAAGAAGGGACCGTCAGGCGCCACCCAACTGCTCCTCGAAGCGCTGAAGGCACAGGGGGTAAATGAACTGACACTGCTGGACGTCGGCGGTGGTGTGGGGGTGATTCAGCACGAGCTGCTCAGGGCAGGGGCCAGCGGGGGCGCTGCCGTGGATGCCTCCGCGGCCTACCTGGAGGCGGCCCGGGGCGAGGCCCGACGGCAAGGCCTGGAGGAGCGGGTGAGCTATACGTACGGTGACTTCGTGGAGCTGGCGCCCGATGTGGCCGAGGCCGATATCGTCACCCTGGACCGGGTGATCTGCTGCTACCCCCACATGAAGGAATTGGTGGGGCTATCCTCAGGCCGGGCGCGGAAGCTCTACGGTATTATCTACCCCCGTGATACCTGGTGGACAAGAGTTGCCTTTGCCATCGGAAACCTCTACCTCCGCCTTAGCCGCTCGGTCTTCCGGATCTATATCCATGCCACGGACGCGGTGGACGGTGTCGTCAGGGCCAACGGCCTGAAGCCGCACTACCAGCAGAACAAGGGCCTGTGGCAGGTGGTGCTCTATGTCCGGTGA